Proteins from a single region of Callithrix jacchus isolate 240 chromosome 12, calJac240_pri, whole genome shotgun sequence:
- the ZG16 gene encoding zymogen granule membrane protein 16: MLMLTVALLALLCASASASAIQARSSSYSGEYGGGGGERFSHSGNQLDGPITAFRVRVSKYYIIGLQVRYGKVWSNYVGGSSGDLEEIFLHPGESVIQVSGKYKRYLRKLVFVTDKGRYLPFGKDTGTSFNAVPLHPNTVLRFISGRSGAVIDAIGLHWDVYPSTCSSC; encoded by the exons ATGTTGATGTTGACCGTTGCTCTCCTAgctcttctctgtgcctcagcctctgccagTGCCA TTCAGGCCAGGTCTTCCTCCTATAGCGGAGAGTATGGAGGGGGTGGTGGAGAGAGATTCTCTCATTCTGGCAACCAGCTGGACGGCCCCATCACCGCCTTTCGGGTCCGAGTCAGCAAATACTACATCATAGG TCTCCAGGTGCGTTATGGGAAGGTGTGGAGCAACTATGTGGGTGGCTCCTCAGGAGACCTGGAGGAGATCTTTCTGCACCCTGGGGAATCCGTGATCCAGGTTTCTGGGAAGTATAAGCGCTACCTGAGGAAGCTGGTCTTTGTGACAGACAAGGGCCGCTATCTGCCTTTTGGGAAAGACACTGGCACAAGTTTCAATGCCGTCCCCCTGCATCCCAACACGGTGCTCCGATTCATCAGTGGCCGGTCTGGTGCCGTCATCGATGCCATTGGCCTGCACTGGGATGTCTACCCCAgtacctgcagcagctgctga